One genomic region from Fictibacillus marinisediminis encodes:
- the flaG gene encoding flagellar protein FlaG, whose product MNSISSSSTINMLPKQNNFYNETMQDKTYSHEVNSNRQEKQQLSKMINGVNELLIPTHTSSKFVLHEKLNDYYVQVIDDKTKEVLREIPSKKFLDMYASMLDYVGLFLDKKI is encoded by the coding sequence ATGAATTCAATAAGTTCAAGTTCTACAATAAATATGTTGCCTAAACAAAATAACTTCTATAATGAGACAATGCAAGATAAAACTTACTCCCATGAAGTAAATTCTAATAGACAAGAAAAACAACAATTAAGTAAAATGATCAACGGTGTAAACGAACTATTAATACCAACTCATACATCCTCCAAGTTTGTCCTTCATGAGAAACTGAATGACTACTATGTTCAGGTTATTGATGATAAAACAAAGGAAGTTTTACGAGAAATCCCATCAAAAAAGTTTTTGGATATGTATGCGTCGATGCTGGATTATGTGGGATTATTTCTTGATAAAAAGATTTAA
- the flgL gene encoding flagellar hook-associated protein FlgL — translation MRVTQGMLTNNMLRHLSDSYKRMDKTQEQLSTGKKISRPSDDPVVAMKGMSYRSSLTEVEQFKRNLSEAYSWTESADSSLDEATNVMQRIRELTVQASNGTYEESQMQAIGKEITQLKDHLASIANTKVSGKYIFNGNDTTRAPVDLATGKVSTNTNDVKLELSQGIEVAVNIKPQNVFTKDLFGDIQDLETALSSGSSINGFLDKLDSHINNIVSERADLGARYNRIELIDDRVSNQEVIANRILSDNEDADMERVITDLKMQESVQRAALSAGARIIQPSLMDFLR, via the coding sequence ATGCGGGTCACACAAGGGATGTTAACGAATAATATGCTTCGACATTTAAGTGATAGTTATAAAAGAATGGATAAAACACAGGAACAACTTTCAACTGGGAAAAAAATTAGTCGTCCTTCAGACGATCCAGTTGTGGCTATGAAGGGGATGTCCTATCGTTCAAGTCTGACAGAAGTAGAACAGTTCAAACGCAACCTTTCAGAGGCATATAGCTGGACGGAGAGCGCTGACAGCTCTTTGGATGAAGCGACTAATGTTATGCAGCGGATTCGCGAACTTACGGTGCAGGCAAGCAATGGAACCTATGAAGAGTCGCAGATGCAGGCGATTGGCAAGGAAATAACTCAATTAAAAGACCATTTGGCTTCTATTGCCAACACCAAGGTGTCTGGCAAGTATATTTTTAACGGAAATGATACGACCCGCGCGCCTGTTGATCTGGCAACTGGTAAAGTTTCTACTAATACGAATGATGTAAAGCTGGAATTATCCCAAGGAATTGAAGTGGCTGTTAATATCAAACCGCAAAATGTATTTACAAAAGATTTGTTCGGTGATATTCAAGATCTGGAAACGGCTTTGAGTTCAGGTTCTTCCATCAATGGTTTTCTGGATAAATTGGATAGCCATATCAACAATATCGTAAGTGAGCGGGCTGATCTTGGCGCGAGATACAACAGGATTGAACTGATTGATGACCGAGTAAGCAACCAGGAAGTCATTGCTAACAGAATTCTTTCTGATAATGAAGACGCTGATATGGAACGAGTGATTACAGACTTGAAAATGCAGGAGAGTGTTCAAAGGGCAGCATTAAGTGCCGGAGCTAGAATCATTCAGCCATCATTAATGGATTTTCTGCGATAA
- a CDS encoding ComF family protein, whose translation MNYCLYCDEGFYETVSWSFVLGIAGEMHFCEGCSSSLERIEGEICEICGRSFSLFPEQYRQENRCNDCIHWEEDVNWRGVLVKNRSLYVYNDFLKELISRLKYRGDAELVMGFRQEFRKIYQHEFKGFVVVPVPLSQERHYERGFNQTQLLAELLGVEVEHALERVLHEKKQSKKSRQERLEMKETIFELANNSKLVYGKSVVLVDDVYTTGATLRQASRVLKEGGALQVSSMTLGR comes from the coding sequence ATGAATTATTGCCTGTATTGTGATGAAGGTTTTTACGAGACGGTGAGCTGGAGCTTTGTGCTTGGCATTGCTGGTGAAATGCACTTTTGCGAGGGATGCAGCTCATCCTTAGAGAGAATTGAAGGGGAAATATGCGAGATCTGCGGACGCTCTTTTTCTTTATTTCCCGAGCAATATCGACAAGAAAATAGATGTAACGACTGTATACATTGGGAAGAAGACGTCAATTGGCGCGGTGTTCTCGTTAAGAACCGGTCATTGTATGTCTACAACGATTTTTTAAAGGAACTGATTAGCCGGCTGAAATATAGAGGTGATGCCGAGCTGGTGATGGGGTTTAGGCAGGAGTTTAGAAAAATCTATCAGCATGAGTTTAAAGGATTTGTGGTCGTTCCTGTGCCGCTAAGTCAGGAAAGGCATTACGAGCGGGGATTTAACCAGACACAGTTATTGGCAGAACTGCTTGGTGTTGAGGTTGAACATGCATTGGAGAGAGTCCTGCACGAAAAAAAGCAGAGCAAGAAGTCGAGGCAGGAACGGCTGGAGATGAAGGAAACAATTTTTGAGCTTGCTAATAATAGTAAGCTGGTTTATGGGAAAAGCGTTGTTCTAGTTGATGACGTATATACAACGGGGGCGACGCTCAGACAGGCTTCAAGGGTTTTAAAAGAAGGTGGTGCTTTGCAGGTTTCATCCATGACACTCGGGCGTTGA
- a CDS encoding TIGR03826 family flagellar region protein has product MGELKNCPSCGNLYVQHLRSVCDSCYTEEELMFEKVFQYMRKRENRQATLLDVHQQTGVDEEKITKFIRQGRIRVVGFPNFYYPCETCEGPTQEGRLCSSCKKKIMGDLKTNEFEAQKKLVDLGRSYYTD; this is encoded by the coding sequence ATGGGAGAATTGAAAAATTGCCCAAGCTGTGGAAATTTGTATGTTCAGCACCTTCGTTCAGTATGTGATTCTTGCTACACGGAAGAAGAGCTGATGTTTGAAAAGGTGTTTCAGTATATGAGGAAGCGGGAGAACCGGCAGGCAACCTTGCTTGATGTTCATCAGCAAACCGGGGTGGATGAAGAGAAAATCACAAAGTTTATCCGCCAGGGCAGAATCCGTGTGGTCGGGTTTCCGAATTTTTATTATCCATGTGAAACATGTGAGGGTCCGACCCAGGAAGGGCGACTCTGCAGCTCATGCAAAAAGAAAATCATGGGTGATCTCAAAACCAATGAATTCGAAGCGCAAAAGAAGCTTGTTGATCTAGGAAGGTCTTACTATACCGATTAA
- the fliB gene encoding flagellin lysine-N-methylase — protein sequence MERNILMPTYMKEFSCIGPNCEDTCCSGWTILIDKKTYKNYKNIKNKDFSSEMREKIKKNKKALSDNAYAYIQLNNEGNCGFLDEDKLCTIHSRLGESSLCNTCAIYPRVTNQVNNLLERAGTTSCPEIAKLALKQKDGIDFEVVPITSDNRTLQGEIDSTQFKNTTLEFHYWNIRSLIIEILQYRECDIWKRILLIGMFLKKVQENNSLDSNYINDLIKMYQNNLRSTGLNNLFDEIPEKIELQYKLLKLISDSRLQAKINHIGFTKFYEEFLDGLQLKLDKNDEKLKEIYKLSIDKYYKLTISNFSYIIENYLVNYVFKSLFPLNETDNYMKEFSILVIQYSLIKLYLTGVSANRQGKIDEESVIHFIQCFSRTIEHNKSFLQKVYDFLELNNFNNLASLSIMLRG from the coding sequence ATGGAACGAAATATTTTAATGCCAACATATATGAAAGAATTTTCTTGTATAGGTCCGAACTGTGAAGATACTTGTTGTAGCGGATGGACAATCCTTATAGATAAAAAAACATATAAAAATTATAAAAATATAAAAAATAAAGACTTTAGCAGTGAAATGAGAGAGAAAATAAAAAAAAATAAAAAAGCATTGTCAGATAATGCTTATGCATATATCCAATTAAATAATGAAGGAAATTGCGGATTTCTAGATGAAGACAAATTATGTACAATTCATAGCAGATTAGGTGAAAGCTCTTTATGTAATACATGTGCTATATATCCAAGGGTAACAAACCAAGTGAATAATCTTCTTGAAAGAGCAGGGACAACATCGTGTCCTGAAATTGCTAAATTAGCTCTAAAACAAAAAGACGGCATTGACTTTGAGGTTGTACCAATTACTTCAGACAACAGAACTCTTCAAGGAGAGATTGACAGTACGCAATTTAAAAATACAACTTTAGAATTTCATTATTGGAATATAAGGTCGTTAATTATTGAAATTTTACAATATAGAGAATGTGACATTTGGAAAAGAATACTGTTAATCGGAATGTTTTTGAAAAAAGTTCAAGAAAACAATTCTTTGGACAGTAATTATATAAATGATCTAATAAAAATGTATCAGAATAACCTTCGTAGTACTGGTTTAAATAACTTATTTGACGAAATACCGGAAAAAATAGAATTACAATATAAATTATTAAAATTGATATCTGATTCACGCTTACAAGCAAAAATCAATCACATAGGATTTACAAAATTTTATGAGGAATTTTTAGATGGTTTACAATTAAAGTTAGATAAAAACGATGAAAAATTGAAAGAAATCTATAAATTATCAATTGATAAATACTATAAGCTAACAATTAGTAATTTTTCATATATTATTGAAAACTATCTAGTTAATTATGTTTTTAAATCATTGTTCCCCTTAAACGAAACTGATAACTATATGAAAGAATTCTCCATTTTAGTTATACAGTATTCACTGATAAAACTTTACTTAACAGGTGTGTCAGCAAACCGCCAAGGAAAAATAGATGAAGAATCTGTAATTCACTTTATACAGTGTTTCTCTAGAACTATTGAACATAATAAAAGCTTTTTACAAAAAGTTTATGATTTCTTAGAATTAAATAATTTTAATAATTTAGCTTCGTTATCTATTATGCTTAGAGGATAG
- a CDS encoding DUF6470 family protein: protein MNIPQLKMESVRGQLSLSITQPVQEIEQPAAELSIEQWPAELDIERTPGKLTIDQSQARADMDLKSISRRIEEFAQKGYSDWLEGMARLSQQGDELMRIENGGNAIASQAKENGESPMLEFNIAFIPSANSVKTNYEPGKVDLNWKVSHPKIEVKVNKPIHIYTPGIVHGGMKQWPSLTISVTGLELDEKK, encoded by the coding sequence TTGAACATTCCTCAGCTGAAAATGGAATCTGTGAGAGGGCAGCTGTCCTTGTCCATTACCCAGCCTGTTCAGGAAATTGAACAGCCCGCAGCTGAATTATCCATCGAACAGTGGCCTGCAGAGCTTGACATAGAACGGACTCCAGGTAAGCTGACGATTGATCAGTCGCAGGCACGGGCTGACATGGATTTAAAATCCATCTCCAGAAGGATTGAAGAATTTGCCCAGAAGGGGTATTCCGATTGGCTGGAAGGAATGGCCAGGCTTTCACAGCAAGGTGACGAACTGATGAGGATTGAAAATGGAGGGAATGCCATTGCATCCCAGGCGAAGGAAAACGGTGAATCACCGATGCTGGAATTCAATATCGCATTTATTCCTTCAGCCAACAGTGTGAAAACGAACTATGAACCAGGCAAGGTGGATCTCAATTGGAAGGTTAGTCATCCGAAAATTGAGGTAAAGGTGAATAAACCAATCCATATCTACACACCGGGAATTGTTCATGGAGGTATGAAACAGTGGCCTTCTCTTACTATCAGCGTGACAGGTCTTGAGTTAGACGAAAAAAAGTAA
- the flgK gene encoding flagellar hook-associated protein FlgK, producing MVSTFHGLETARRGMTTQQYALQVTGQNIANANTTGYSRQRVNFTQTEPYPAPAMNRPQVPGQMGTGVQAGSIQRVREGYLDQQFRGENNKYGYWSAKSEAMEKMEDIMNEPSDNGLSKTMDRFWQSLQDLSVHPEDSGARSVVLQRGTAVAETFNYLSNSLTSIQKDIGSQLDTTVLEANSLLTQINGLNKQIGEIEPHKYLPNDLYDQRDALVDKLSQIVNISVEKVGSGGQSLDMAEGKYTIKLLDKNGTAIGTLVDGSDTSKVNEIKAVLSSDKSSLTSLTLKTGEDLAGTDMSGRLQGLKDSLKTDYPDMIKKLDNMASGFVAEFNRLHSGGYGLDSNSPSTNTGKNFFSGSTASDIKVILTNRNDVAAGSGGYSGDGGNALKLANVKNSSLPYGGETTSLQGYYEGAIGKMAVDSQEAARLADNSLVLSDSVENRRQSVSGVSIDEEMTNLIQFQHAFNAAARNITVVDEMLDKIINGMGVGGR from the coding sequence ATGGTATCAACGTTTCACGGGTTAGAGACCGCCCGCCGCGGAATGACAACCCAGCAATATGCCCTTCAAGTGACCGGGCAGAACATCGCCAATGCCAACACAACCGGATACTCCCGCCAACGGGTCAATTTTACCCAGACGGAGCCTTACCCCGCACCAGCTATGAACCGCCCGCAAGTCCCTGGACAGATGGGAACTGGTGTACAGGCTGGGTCGATTCAAAGGGTGAGAGAAGGTTATCTTGATCAGCAATTCCGCGGAGAGAATAACAAATACGGTTATTGGTCTGCAAAAAGCGAAGCCATGGAAAAAATGGAAGATATCATGAATGAACCTAGTGATAACGGGCTTTCCAAAACAATGGACCGTTTTTGGCAGTCGCTGCAGGACCTCTCGGTACATCCTGAAGACAGTGGGGCACGCTCAGTTGTTCTTCAACGGGGTACAGCAGTAGCAGAGACCTTTAATTACTTGTCTAATTCCCTAACTTCCATTCAAAAAGATATAGGCAGTCAATTGGATACAACGGTGCTTGAGGCGAACTCATTGTTGACACAAATTAATGGCCTAAACAAACAGATTGGAGAAATTGAGCCACATAAATATTTACCGAATGATTTGTATGATCAGCGTGATGCCCTAGTAGACAAACTCTCCCAAATCGTAAACATCTCTGTTGAGAAAGTGGGCAGCGGCGGCCAGTCACTGGATATGGCCGAGGGCAAATACACAATTAAACTGCTTGATAAAAATGGAACGGCCATTGGGACTTTAGTGGATGGGTCTGATACTTCAAAAGTTAATGAAATAAAAGCGGTCCTAAGCAGTGATAAGAGTTCTCTTACCAGTCTGACATTGAAGACAGGAGAAGATCTTGCTGGTACTGACATGTCAGGCAGGTTGCAAGGGTTAAAAGATTCACTTAAAACGGATTACCCAGATATGATTAAAAAACTGGATAATATGGCTTCCGGCTTTGTTGCAGAGTTTAATAGATTACACAGCGGTGGGTACGGTCTGGACAGCAACTCGCCAAGTACAAATACAGGAAAAAACTTTTTCTCCGGTTCAACCGCTAGTGATATTAAAGTCATTCTAACAAACCGCAATGATGTGGCTGCAGGATCTGGCGGATATAGCGGCGATGGAGGCAATGCCCTGAAACTGGCTAATGTGAAAAACAGTAGCCTGCCATACGGTGGAGAAACAACTTCGCTACAAGGCTATTACGAAGGAGCCATTGGCAAAATGGCAGTAGATTCACAAGAAGCGGCTAGACTTGCTGACAACTCACTAGTTCTTTCAGACTCTGTGGAAAACCGAAGACAATCTGTTTCAGGTGTGTCAATTGACGAGGAAATGACAAATCTAATTCAATTTCAGCATGCATTTAATGCAGCAGCACGGAACATCACTGTAGTGGATGAGATGCTTGATAAAATTATCAACGGCATGGGTGTTGGTGGAAGGTAG
- a CDS encoding DEAD/DEAH box helicase: protein MRFVSFFVDGKSLAVPEVLKPPDVSAVPVSFHKLQVLDTPDFSEVSPFSAELQASLSGKLLLFEELPYSIDVIHEHYLNGCLAYEKGIEEAGGSFVCKRCGNDKPRLFSSFSCFRCKEKECVYCRKCLVMGRVSQCTPLVRWCGAELEWKLDEVALTWTGELSAAQRKASDGLVSRVGGKGELLIWAVCGAGKTEVLFYGLERALKTGQRVCLATPRTDVVLELLPRLRKVFPGITLAGLYGGSEEKLDGAQLVVSTTHQLFRYRDAFDLVVVDEVDAFPYSYDSSLEHAVHQAKKKDALIVYLSATPGRKMKKRAVAGGLPHVKIPLRFHGFPLPVPRFVWCGNWKKRLKKGRLPGNVMNWVEHQLEVKRQGFLFVPSVVALHQIVALLQAVFPGIEGVHAEDPERKEKVMKFRKGEISILVTTTILERGVTVPFTDVAVFGAEEDIFTESALVQIAGRAGRSKDDPAGEVVFFHYGKTSAMVDAKRHIEGMNREAGL from the coding sequence ATGAGGTTCGTCTCTTTTTTTGTTGATGGAAAAAGTCTGGCGGTTCCTGAAGTGCTGAAGCCGCCAGATGTCAGTGCAGTACCTGTTTCCTTTCACAAGCTTCAAGTCCTTGATACCCCCGATTTTAGTGAGGTTTCCCCCTTTTCTGCTGAACTACAAGCCTCTTTATCAGGCAAACTCCTCTTGTTTGAAGAACTTCCCTACTCGATTGATGTGATTCATGAGCATTATCTTAATGGCTGCTTAGCTTACGAAAAAGGAATAGAAGAAGCTGGCGGTTCGTTTGTCTGCAAGCGTTGTGGCAACGATAAGCCGCGTTTGTTTTCGTCTTTTTCCTGTTTTCGGTGTAAGGAGAAGGAATGTGTATACTGCCGGAAGTGCCTTGTGATGGGGCGGGTGAGTCAGTGTACGCCGCTTGTCCGCTGGTGCGGTGCTGAACTGGAATGGAAGCTGGATGAGGTTGCTTTGACGTGGACGGGTGAGTTGTCGGCTGCTCAGAGGAAGGCTTCGGATGGGCTGGTTTCCCGTGTTGGGGGTAAAGGTGAGTTGCTGATTTGGGCGGTGTGCGGAGCTGGGAAAACAGAGGTGCTTTTTTATGGACTGGAGAGAGCATTGAAGACTGGACAGAGAGTTTGTTTGGCCACGCCAAGAACCGATGTTGTGCTCGAACTGCTGCCTCGGCTGCGCAAAGTGTTTCCTGGTATTACTTTGGCAGGTTTGTATGGTGGAAGTGAGGAAAAGCTGGATGGGGCTCAGCTAGTGGTTTCAACGACACATCAGCTGTTTCGTTATCGGGATGCGTTTGATCTTGTGGTGGTTGATGAAGTGGATGCTTTTCCGTATTCGTATGACTCGTCACTGGAGCATGCGGTTCACCAGGCAAAGAAGAAGGATGCACTGATCGTCTATTTAAGTGCAACCCCGGGACGGAAGATGAAGAAAAGAGCAGTGGCAGGAGGGCTTCCGCATGTCAAGATTCCGCTTCGGTTTCACGGTTTTCCATTGCCTGTCCCAAGGTTTGTTTGGTGTGGTAACTGGAAGAAGAGATTGAAGAAAGGCAGATTGCCAGGAAACGTGATGAACTGGGTGGAGCATCAGTTGGAAGTAAAGCGTCAGGGGTTTTTGTTTGTTCCGTCTGTTGTGGCTCTACATCAAATTGTGGCATTATTGCAGGCAGTTTTCCCGGGTATTGAGGGTGTGCATGCGGAGGATCCTGAACGTAAAGAGAAGGTCATGAAGTTCCGGAAGGGTGAGATATCCATATTGGTGACAACGACGATCCTCGAGCGTGGGGTAACAGTTCCCTTTACAGATGTGGCGGTGTTCGGGGCGGAAGAGGATATATTCACGGAGAGTGCTCTCGTGCAGATTGCCGGCCGGGCTGGCCGAAGCAAGGACGACCCGGCAGGAGAGGTTGTGTTTTTTCATTATGGAAAAACGAGTGCGATGGTTGATGCTAAACGGCACATTGAAGGGATGAATCGGGAGGCAGGTTTATGA
- the fliS gene encoding flagellar export chaperone FliS, with protein MSLPNPYQSYQNNSVQTASPGELTLMLYNGCLKFITQAKQAIHNKNLQEKNTNCLKAQKIIQELMVTLNMDAPVSQTLMPMYDYLNRLLIDANVQGSIEILDEVESFVTEFRDTWKEVIQINRRQQYGQGGRV; from the coding sequence ATGTCTTTACCAAACCCGTACCAGTCGTACCAGAATAACTCGGTTCAAACGGCATCGCCCGGTGAACTGACTTTGATGCTATATAATGGCTGTTTGAAGTTTATTACTCAGGCTAAGCAGGCCATTCATAATAAAAACCTTCAAGAGAAAAACACCAACTGTCTGAAGGCCCAGAAGATCATCCAGGAGCTTATGGTGACATTGAATATGGATGCTCCGGTTTCACAGACGTTGATGCCGATGTACGATTACTTAAACCGTCTTCTAATTGATGCGAACGTGCAAGGGAGCATCGAGATCTTAGATGAGGTGGAGAGTTTTGTGACGGAATTCCGTGATACGTGGAAGGAAGTCATCCAGATCAACCGCCGTCAGCAGTATGGGCAGGGAGGACGAGTATAA
- a CDS encoding flagellar protein FlgN, whose product MALKDMKSLLNELLHVHRELNSIAEQKTAILKTGDVKALDALMLKENEHVKTLMELEEVRNGTSTLTMSELIEQAVPSEKEQLEALQYELSKEYMLLKERNELNQQLIHQSLQFVNMSLNMFMPEPEKVTYSRPQAKEYAGAGSFSLFDSKA is encoded by the coding sequence ATGGCGCTAAAGGACATGAAATCTTTATTAAACGAGCTTCTCCACGTCCACCGTGAGCTCAACAGCATCGCTGAACAGAAAACAGCGATATTAAAAACAGGTGACGTAAAGGCGCTCGATGCCTTGATGCTTAAAGAGAACGAACATGTGAAGACCTTGATGGAGCTTGAAGAAGTGCGGAATGGAACAAGCACTCTCACGATGTCAGAGCTGATTGAGCAGGCTGTTCCAAGTGAGAAAGAGCAGCTTGAAGCTCTTCAATATGAGCTTTCTAAAGAATACATGCTTTTGAAGGAACGCAACGAGCTGAACCAGCAGCTGATCCATCAGTCGCTGCAGTTTGTGAACATGTCATTGAACATGTTCATGCCGGAGCCGGAAAAAGTAACATACAGCCGTCCGCAGGCCAAGGAATATGCGGGAGCTGGGAGCTTCTCCCTGTTTGATTCAAAAGCCTAG
- the flgM gene encoding flagellar biosynthesis anti-sigma factor FlgM translates to MKINSFNHVNINPYTKQSQQYSKNEEKMKQSDEIQISAEAKELQSSQQFSVSRQDKIHEIKTQIDSGQYQPDAREVARKFYQFWNN, encoded by the coding sequence ATGAAGATCAATAGCTTTAATCATGTCAATATTAACCCATACACTAAACAAAGCCAACAATATTCCAAAAACGAGGAAAAGATGAAGCAGAGCGACGAAATTCAAATCTCAGCTGAAGCGAAGGAACTTCAATCATCACAGCAATTTTCAGTTAGCCGCCAGGATAAAATACATGAAATTAAAACCCAGATTGATTCCGGCCAGTACCAGCCCGACGCAAGAGAGGTCGCCCGGAAGTTCTATCAGTTCTGGAATAACTAG
- the fliW gene encoding flagellar assembly protein FliW, which produces MKIESKFHGLLEIQQEDIITFENGIPGFEEEKKFIIMPFEDTPFNILQSVITNELAFITTDPFLFFKDYEFTLSENVIEALKVEQREDLFLLAIITLQDSIESSTANLQAPVIINKKTNTGKQVVLHDENYTTKHSLGIAVSQEG; this is translated from the coding sequence TTGAAAATAGAAAGCAAGTTTCATGGACTGCTGGAGATTCAGCAGGAAGATATTATTACATTTGAAAATGGAATACCTGGTTTTGAAGAAGAGAAAAAATTTATTATAATGCCTTTTGAGGACACTCCCTTTAATATTTTGCAGTCTGTAATTACAAACGAGCTCGCTTTTATTACAACTGATCCTTTTCTCTTTTTTAAAGATTATGAGTTTACACTATCGGAGAATGTAATTGAAGCTCTTAAGGTAGAGCAGCGTGAAGATCTCTTCCTATTGGCCATTATTACCCTCCAAGACTCGATTGAATCCTCAACAGCCAACCTGCAGGCACCGGTGATTATTAATAAAAAAACAAATACGGGCAAACAAGTTGTCCTTCATGATGAAAACTATACTACGAAGCATTCCCTTGGAATTGCCGTGTCTCAGGAGGGATAA
- the csrA gene encoding carbon storage regulator CsrA, with protein sequence MLVLTRKIKEAIQIGEDIEITVLAVEGDQVKLGINAPKNVDIHRKEVYLTIKSENSAAANTSAALIERLKSF encoded by the coding sequence ATGCTGGTACTCACAAGAAAAATTAAGGAAGCCATTCAAATAGGGGAAGATATTGAGATTACTGTTCTTGCAGTAGAAGGAGATCAGGTAAAGCTAGGGATTAATGCACCCAAGAATGTGGATATCCACCGCAAGGAAGTTTATTTGACGATTAAGAGTGAAAACAGCGCAGCCGCCAATACATCTGCCGCTCTTATAGAAAGACTCAAAAGTTTTTGA
- a CDS encoding flagellar hook-associated protein 2, translating to MTTRISGLASGMDIDSMVKDLMKAQRIPLDKLTQKKQLLEWQRDDYRDMNKLLKDFDQLIFDGVGRQSTFLKKTVTSTNDSVVTATSNGSSGNISTTIEKITLATSRTWIGQPVLTGSNPMQADTKLSSLGTLPSDNKLKFKLTKPGTSDFVKDGTTDKIFEITIDPTTETIDSLTQKLSNSDLGVSAFYDSRTGQIVITNKETGAGSKITFADTNTQNLYENLGFTSNVNNELTSTNNNLGTDATFTLNGLSMSRSSNSFTISGVTYTLKSNTTSPVTISASTDSQGIFDSIIKFVDQYNTTIGKINDKVSEERYRKYDPLTDEQRKDLSDKEAELWDAKAKSGMLRGDTILSSGLNQLRSDMYASVNTGKADYDQLAKIGIQTSSSYLDKGKLTITDENKLKDAIAKDPEAVKKLFTNSGTTSETKGIAYRLRDSIDSIMGKVEAKAGNSSRGNNQFAIGKQLIDMDTRITNFNTRLTQVEDRYYRQFTAMEQAISRSNQQSVYLSQQFGGEQ from the coding sequence ATGACTACACGCATTAGTGGGCTGGCCAGTGGTATGGACATAGACTCCATGGTTAAGGATTTAATGAAGGCACAGCGTATCCCGTTAGACAAGTTGACCCAGAAAAAACAGCTTTTGGAGTGGCAACGCGATGACTATCGAGATATGAATAAGCTATTAAAAGATTTTGATCAGCTAATCTTTGATGGAGTAGGAAGACAGAGTACCTTTTTAAAGAAAACCGTAACAAGTACAAATGATTCTGTAGTTACCGCAACCTCAAATGGTTCCTCTGGTAATATCAGCACAACGATTGAAAAAATAACGTTAGCTACATCAAGGACCTGGATTGGACAACCTGTTTTAACGGGATCGAATCCTATGCAAGCCGATACAAAGCTATCATCCTTAGGAACTTTACCATCAGATAATAAACTTAAATTTAAATTAACAAAGCCTGGTACATCGGATTTTGTAAAAGATGGAACAACTGATAAAATTTTTGAAATTACAATTGACCCGACTACAGAAACCATCGATTCGCTTACCCAAAAACTCTCAAATTCAGATCTCGGAGTAAGTGCATTTTATGACAGCCGCACAGGACAAATAGTTATTACAAATAAAGAGACCGGTGCTGGTTCTAAAATTACTTTTGCGGATACAAATACACAAAATCTATATGAAAATTTGGGTTTTACTTCAAATGTAAATAATGAATTAACTAGCACTAATAACAACTTAGGAACCGACGCAACATTCACTCTAAACGGATTAAGCATGTCACGTTCTTCTAACTCTTTTACGATCTCAGGTGTGACATATACCCTAAAGTCCAACACAACAAGCCCGGTTACCATTTCAGCATCAACTGACTCACAGGGCATTTTTGATTCTATCATAAAGTTTGTTGATCAGTACAATACAACTATAGGAAAAATCAATGATAAAGTTTCAGAAGAACGTTATCGCAAGTATGATCCTCTTACAGATGAACAAAGAAAGGACCTTTCGGATAAAGAAGCTGAGCTTTGGGATGCCAAGGCAAAGAGCGGAATGCTGCGGGGAGATACTATTTTATCGAGTGGTCTTAACCAACTGCGAAGTGATATGTATGCGAGTGTTAATACCGGCAAAGCGGACTATGACCAGTTAGCGAAAATCGGTATTCAAACATCTAGCAGCTACCTTGATAAAGGAAAGTTAACCATTACAGATGAAAACAAGCTTAAAGATGCTATCGCAAAAGATCCCGAAGCAGTAAAGAAGCTTTTCACAAATTCGGGGACTACAAGTGAGACAAAAGGAATTGCCTACCGTCTTCGTGATTCCATTGATTCTATCATGGGTAAAGTGGAAGCTAAAGCAGGAAACTCGTCTCGTGGGAACAATCAGTTTGCTATCGGAAAGCAGCTCATTGACATGGATACACGGATCACGAATTTCAATACAAGGTTGACGCAAGTAGAAGATCGCTATTACCGTCAATTCACTGCCATGGAACAAGCCATCTCACGTTCCAATCAGCAAAGTGTTTACTTGTCCCAGCAGTTTGGCGGCGAACAATAA